The Candidatus Methylomirabilota bacterium genome includes the window CTTGAGGATCCCCTTGTTGAGCGCCTTGATGTAGTTCCGGACCGCCTTCTTGTGATCGGTCCCGGTGAGGATGCCCTGGCGGATCATGTCGTCCAGGGTCTCGAAGGCGACCCACGGGTTGACGGCGCCGGCGCCGTACCCGATGAGCAGGCACATGTGGTGCACCTCGCGCGCGTCGCCGGTCTCGACGACGAGCCCGCAGCGCGTGCGCTCGCCGCGGCGCACGAGGTGGTGGTGCACCGCGGCGGTGGCGAGGAGGCTCGGGATCGCCGCGCGACCGCGGCTCACGCCGCGGTCGGAGAGGACGACGACGTTGTGGCCCTCGGCGAGCGCCGCGCTCGCCGTCCGCTGGAGCTCCTCGAGGGCCCGCTCGAGCCCCGGCGCGCCCTCGCTGACGGTCCACAGCATGGGGAGCGTGATCGCCTTGAAGCCCGGCACGTCCACGTGCCTGAGCTTGGCGAGCTCCTCGTTCGAGAGCACCGGATCGGGGAGCACGATCTGGCGGCAGGACTCGGGCTCGGGCACGAGGAGATTCCGCTCGGGCCCGGCCGTGGACTCCATCGCCGTCACCAGCTCCTCCCGGATCTGGTCGAGCGGCGGGTTCGTCACCTGGGCGAAGAGCTGCTTGAAGTAGTCGTAGAGCGGCCGCGGCCGGTTCGACAGGACGGCGAGCGCCGTGTCGGTCCCCATCGAGCCGACCGGCTCCTCGCCGTTCTTCGCCATCGGCGCGAGGAGGATCCGGAGGTCCTCGTGCGTGTAGCCGAAGGCGATCTGCCGGTTCAGCACGGTCTCGTGGTCGGGCGCGGGCAGCGGCCGCTCGGGCAGGTCCTCGAGGCGCGCCGAGTGCTGCCTGAGCCACTCCGCGTAGGGATGCTCGGCGGCGAGCTTCGCCTTGATCTCGTCGTCGTCCACGATGCGGCCCTGCGCCGTGTCCACGAGGAAGATCCGGCCGGGATGCAGGCGCTCCTTGACCAGGATGTTCTCGGGCGGGACGTCGAGGACGCCGACCTCGGACGCCATGATCACGAGGCCGTCCTTGGTCACGTAGTACCGCGAGGGCCGGAGGCCGTTGCGGTCCAGCACCGCGCCGATCACCGTGCCGTCGGTGAAGGCGATCGAGGCCGGGCCGTCCCAGGGCTCCATCAGGGAGGCGTGGTACTCGTAGAACGCGCGCCGCTCCGGGCTCATGAACTCGTGGTTCTGCCAGGGCTCCGGGATCATCATGAGGATCGCGTGCGGGAGCGACCGGCCGTTCATCACGAGGAACTCGAGCACGTTGTCGAACGTCGCCGAGTCCGAGAGCCCCTCGCGCGTGACGGGCAGGACCTTCCGGAGATCGTCGCCCAGGAGGGGGGAGCGGCAGAGCGCCTCGCGCGCCCGCATCCAGTTGATGTTCCCGCGCAGCGTGTTGATCTCGCCGTTGTGGGCGATGTAGCGATAGGGGTGGGCGAGCGGCCACGAGGGGAACGTGTTGGTGCTGAACCGCTGGTGCACGAGCGCCAACGCCGTTTCCACGTCCGGATCCCCGAGGTCCGGGTACATGGCCTGGATCTGGTCGGCGGAGAGCATGCCCTTGTAGATCAGCGTGTTCGAGCTGAGGCTCGGCAGGTAGGCGAATTTGTTCTCGGGGATGTCGAGCGCCGCGACGGCCTTCTCGAAGAGCTTGCGGATCACGTAGAGCGTGCGCTCGAAGGCGGGGTGGTCGGCGACGCCCGCGCCCCGGCCGATGAAGACCTGCTGGATGTTCGGCTCGACCGAGCGCGCGGTGGCGCCGAGGAGATGGTCGTCGGTCGGCACGTCGCGCCAGCCGCAGAGCCGCTGGCCCTCCTCCTCGACGATCGAGTGGAGGAGCGCGCGCACCCGGTCGCGCTGCTCGGGGTCGCGCGGGAGGAAGACGAGCCCGCAGCCGTACTCGGTGACCGGGGGCAGGGGGATGCCGAGCCGCGCGCACTCGCGCCGGAGGAACCGGTCGGGCATCTGGAGCAGGATGCCGGCGCCGTCGCCGGTGTTCGGCTCGCAGCCGCACGCGCCGCGGTGGAGGAGGTTGATGAGGACCTCGAGCGCCCGGCGGACGATCGTGTGCGACTTCCGCCCCTTGATGTCCACGACGAAGCCGACGCCGCAGGCGTCGTGCTCGTGCTGCGGGTCGTAGAGGCCTTGGGCGGGCGGCTGGCCGGGCACCGGAGCGGGCGGCGTTCCGCGTTGAAGCTCGCTCATTACCGCATCCCCTTTGTGAACAGTTGCACGATACTACATATCCGGAGATTATTAGTCATCCAGAAAATTTGTATAGTGTGTATCAGCAAATCTGATAGTAAGATCAGGCGATGCACCTGGAGACGCTGCAACTCTACTGCGAGGTCGTCCGGCTCCGCTCCTTCTCCCGGGGCGCGGAGCAGAGCTTCGTCTCCCAGTCCGCGGCGAGCCAGGCCGTCCAGCAGCTCGAGGCCGAGCTCGGCGTGGCGCTGCTCGACCGGAGCAAGCGGCCGTTCGTCGTCACGCCCGAGGGCCAGGCGTTCTACGGGGCGTGCCGCGGGCTCCTGGAGTCGTGGGAGAAGGTGAAGACCGAGGTCGCCGCGGTGAAGGCGCGGGTGGACGGGACGGTGCGGGTCGCGGCGATCTACTCGGTGGGCCTCCACGACGTGAGCCGCCACATGCAGCGCTTCATGTCGCTCTACCCGGAGGCGCGCGTCCAGCTCGAGTGCCTGCACCCGCACAAGGTGGTGGAGGCGGTCATCGAGGGCGAGGCGGACGTGGGGATCATGTCCTACCCGCCCGCCGACCGCGCCCTCTCGATCGTGCCCCTGCGCGCCGAGCCGATGGCGTTCGTCTGCCACCCGAGCCACCGCCTGGCGCGGCGGCGGCAGATCCAGCCCGGAGACCTGAACGGCGAGACCTTCGTGGCGTTCGATCCCGGCCTCACCATCCGCAAGGCGATCGACAGGGCGCTCCGGCAGCACAACGTGAAGGTCAACATCGTGATGGAGTTCGACAACATCGAGACGATCAAGCAGGCGATCATCATCGATGCCGGCGTGAGCATCCTGCCGCGCCACACCGTCCAGAAGGAGGCGGGGATCCGGACGCTGGCGGTCGTGCCGCTGGCGATCCCCGACCTGGTCCGGCCGGTCGGGATCATCCACCGGCGGCAGAAGCTCCTGACGCCGACCGTGAGCCGGTTCATCCAGCTTCTCAAGGACGCGAGCGAAGAGCCCGCCGGGTCGGCGTCAACGTCCCGCGACGGCGGGCGCCCGCCCGCCAACTCGGGTAGGATGGCGGGTGGAGCCCGTGGAGGCATGAAGGGGGCAAGCAATGGGCGAGTTTGAGGACCAGTACACCCAGGAGCTCGAGGGCGACGTCAAGGCGACCCGGGGGGCACTCCTCGCCGACACCATTACCGTCCTGTCGCCGGCCGAGCCGATCTGCCTGAAGGAGACGGCGACCGTGCACGAGGCCGTCCAGACGATGCTGGCGCGCCGGCAGGCGGGGGTGCTGATCACCGACGCCGAGGGCCGGCTCACCGGGATCTTCACCGAGCGCGACGTGCTGACGCGGGTCCTCGGCCGGGACCTCGATACCCGGAAGACGGCGCTCTCGGCGGTGATGACGCCGAATCCCGACGCGCTCTCGGTGCGCGACCGGGTCGCCTGGGCGGTCCACTCGATGAGCGTCGCCGGCTACCGGACGGTGCCCCTGGTCGACGCGGAGCGGCGGCCGATCGGGGTCGTGACCGTCAGCGACGTCATCCGGTGGCTGGCCAACCTCTTTCCGGAAGCGGTCCTGAACCTGCCGCCGGGGGACCGGATCAAACGCCCCCACGAGATCGACGCGGGCTGACGGCCGGGGGGGCCGGTGGCCCGACCGGGGCGGCAAACCTTGCCGGGGTCTGGGCCGTCTTATAAAATGAGCGAGGTCCGCCGGAGTTCAGAGCGCGCCGACCGGGGGCGGGCGGCCTCAGCGGGGATTCCCGACACACCGATGGTCGTGGCCGGTGTGTGTGTGCGGCAGGGACGAGATTGAGCGAGGAGAGATGATTCGATGAGCGAGACGGCGACGCCTGCCGCGGGTGCGCACAAGTCGCTGAAGGAGCTGGACCGCGCGGTCATCCGGTTCGCGGGCGACTCCGGCGACGGCATGCAGCTGACCGGCGAGCAGTTCACCACCGAGTCGGCGTGGGCCGGCAACGACATCGCGACCCTGCCCAACTTCCCGGCGGAGATCCGCGCCCCGGCGGGCACGCTCTTCGGGGTGTCGAGCTTCCAGCTCCAGTTCGGCAGCCAGCGCGTCTACACGCCGGGCGATCGGCTCGACTGCCTCGTCGCGATGAACCCGGCCGCCCTCAAGGTGCACCTGCGCGACCTGAAGACCGGCGGGCTCCTGATCGTCAACACCCAGGCCTTCGACAAGCGCAACCTCGACAAGGCCGGCTACGCGTCGGACCCGCTCGCCGACCCGGCGCTCGGCGAGCGCTACCGCCTGCACAAGGTGGACATGACGGCGCTCACGCTCGAGGCCGTCAAGGACCTCCCGCTGAACACGAAGGAGAAGGACCGGACCAAGAACTTCTTCGCGCTCGGCCTGGTCTCGTGGATCTACACGCGGCCGCTCGAGCCCACGCTCGACTGGATCCAGAAGAAGTTCTCGAAGAACCCGGCCATCGCCGAGGCGAACACGCGCGTGCTGAAGGCGGGCCACGCCTACGGCGAGACCGCCGAGATCTTCAGCGAGCACTACGCGATCGAGCCGGCGGAGATGGCGCCGGGCCTCTACCGGGCGATGACGGGCAACCGCGCGCTCGCGTGGGGCCTCCTCGCGGCGGCGGCGCGCTCGAAGGTGCCCGTCGTCTACGGCGCGTACCCGATCACGCCCGCGAGCGACATCCTGCACGAGCTGGCCCTCCACAAGCGCTTCCGCGTGCGGACGATCCAGGCCGAGGACGAGATCGCGGCGGTGACGTCGGCGATCGGCGCCGCCTTCGGCGGGGCGATCGGCGTCACCGGCTCGAGCGGGCCCGGCATCGCGCTCAAGAGCGAGGCGATCGGCCTCGCCGTGACCGCGGAGCTGCCGCTGGTGGTCTTCAACATCCAGCGCGCGGGTCCGTCCACGGGCATGCCGACCAAGACCGAGCAGGCCGACCTGATGCAGGCGCTCTACGGGCGCAACAGCGAGTCGCCGGTCGTCGTGCTCGCGCCCGCCACGCCCGGCGACTGCTTCTACATCGCCTACGAGGCGGTGCGCATCGCGGCGAAGTACATGGTCCCGGTGATCGTCCTGAGCGACGGCTTCCTCGCGAACGGCTCGGAGCCGTGGCTGATCCCCGACGTCGGCACGCTGCCGCCGATCGAGATCGCGTTTCGGACGGAGCCGGAGGGCTTCTTCCCGTACCTGCGCGATCCAGCGACGCTCGCCCGCCCGTGGGTGCGCCCCGGCACGCCGGGGCTCGAGCACCGGATCGGCGGCATCGAGAAGCAGGACGTCACGGGCAACATCTCCTACGATCCCGACAACCACGACCACATGGTCCGGACGCGCGCCGAGAAGGTGCGGCGCGTGGCGCAGGAGATCCCGCCGACCTCGATCAACGGGCCGGCGACCGGCGACGTGCTCGTCGTCGGCTGGGGCGGGACGTACGGCGCCATCACGGCGGCGGTCGAACGCGCGCAGGGCGAGGGCAAGTCCGTCGCGTCCATCCACCTGCGCCACCTGAACCCGCTGCCGCCGGACCTCGGCCACATCCTGCGCGAGTACCGCCGGGTGCTCGTGCCCGAGATCAACAGCGGCCAGCTCGTGCGCGTGCTGCGCGCCGAGTACCTCGTGGACGCCGTCGGCTTCAACCGGGTGCGCGGGCTGCCGCTCGCGAGCGAGGAGATCCACGAGGCCATCACCCAGCTCCAGGAGAGTCGCGTATGAGCTCGAGCGGCGCCGACGCGAAGGAAGCGCCCAAGTACACGAAGAAGGACTTCGAGTCCGACCAGGACGTCCGCTGGTGCCCCGGCTGCGGGGACTACGCGATCCTGTCGGCGGCGCAGAAGGCGATGCCCGACCTCGGCATCCCGAAGGAGAACATCGTCTTCATCTCCGGGATCGGCTGCTCGAGCCGGTTCCCGTACTACATGAACACCTACGGCTTCCACACGATCCACGGCCGGGCGCCGGCCGTCGCGACGGGCCTGCGCCTCGCGCGGCCGGACCTCAAGGTGTTCGTGGTGACGGGCGACGGCGACGGGCTCTCGATCGGCGGCAACCACATGCTGCACGTGTTGCGCCGCAACGTGAACGTCACAATCTTATTGTTCAACAACCGGATCTACGGTCTCACGAAGGGCCAGTACTCGCCGACGAGCGAGCTCGGCAAGGTGACGAAGTCCACGCCCATGGGCTCGGCCGACCGGCCCGTGAACCCGCTCGCCTTCGCGCTCGGCTGCGGCGCCACGTTCGTCGCGCGCGCGGTGGACCGGAACATCCAGCACATGGAGGAGATGCTCAGGCGCGCCGCCCACCACCACGGCGCCGCGTTCCTCGAGATCCTCCAGAACTGCAACGTCTACAACGACCTCGCCTGGAACGTGCTCTACGACAAGGAGCAGAAGGTCCGGTACGAGCTCCGGCTGGAGCACGGCAAGCCGCTGCTGTTCGGGCCGCAGGACGACCGGAGCGCCGTCATCATGGACGGCGTCGTGCCGAAGGTGGTGAAGGCGAAGGACGTCCCCGAGAGCGCGCTCTGGATCCACGACGAGAAGAACGTGAACGCGGCGAAGCTCCTGGCGGACCTCTTCGCGCCCGACTTCCCGGTCCCGGTCGGCGTGCTCGCGGCCATCGAGGCGCCCGTCTACGAGGAGCTCATGCTCCAGCAGGAGCAGAAGGCGATCTCCGACCGCGGCCCCGGCGACATCGCGAAGCTCCTGACCTCCGGAGACACCTGGAAGATCTCCTGATCCTCTGGGATCCGCTGCCATGCCTCTGAGCCCCGGCCTCGTCGGCGAGCTCCAGCGGATCCTCGGCCCCGAGGGCCTCGTCCTGTCCTACGAGGGCCGGCTCGTCTACGAGTGCGACATGCACACCTTCTACAAGGGCGCGCCCGACGCCGTCGCGCTCCCGGCCACCACCGAGCAGGTCGTCGCGATCGTCGGGCTCTGCCGCCGCGCGGGCGTGCCCGTCGTGCCGCGCGGCTCGGGCACGGGACTGATCGGCGGCGCCATGGCGCCGTCGGGCGGCGTGATGGTCGCGCTCAACCGGATGAACCGGATCCTCGAGGTGGACCTCCCGAACCGCTGCGCGACCGTGGAGCCCGGGCTCATCAACCTGGCGCTCACGCGGGCGGTCGAGGCGCGCGGCTGGTTCTTCGCCCCCGACCCGTCGAGCCAGATGGTGTCGTCCATCGGCGGCAACGTCGGAACGAACGCCGGCGGGCCGCACTGCCTGAAGTACGGGATCACCACCAACCACGTCCTCGGCCTCGAGCTCGTCACGGGGACGGGGGAGCTCGTCAAGCTCGGCGGGAAGGTGGCCGACCGCCCGGGTTACGACCTCACGGGCGTCGCGGTGGGCTCCGAGGGGACGTTCGGCCTCGTCACCGCGGTCACGGTGCGGCTCCTGCACGCGGCGGAGGCGGTGAAGACGCTCCTCGCGTCGTTCACGGACATCGAGGACGCCTCGGAGGCCGTGTCGGCGATCATCGCCGCCGGCATCATCCCCGCGGCGCTCGAGATGCTCGACGAGTTGATGATCCGCGCGATCAACGAGGGGACGGGGGCGGGCTATCCGAAGGACGCGGCCGCGGTCCTCCTGATCGAGCTCGACGGCCCCGCCGCCGAGGTGGACGCGCAGGGCGAGCGCTGCGCGCGGATCTGCTGGGAGCGCGGCGCCCTCGAGGTGCGCGTCGCGCGCGACGCCACGGAGCGGGCGCTCCTCTGGAAGGGACGGAAGGAGGCGGCGGGCGCCGTCGGCCGCCTGGCGCCGACCTACCTCCTGCAGGACGCGGTCGTGCCGCGCTCCAAGCTCCCCGCGATCATGCGCGAGCTCCGCGCGATCGGCGCGCGTCACGGCGTCCAGATCGCCAACGTCTTCCACGCCGGTGACGGCAACCTCCACCCGCTCATCCTCTACGACGATCGGAACCCGGCCGAGCTCGAGCGGGCGAAGGCGGCAAACGAGGAGCTGCTCCACGCGTGCATCGCGATGGGCGGCACCGTCACGGGCGAGCACGGCGTCGGCCTCGACAAGGCGAAGAACCTGCCGCTCCAGTATGCGGATGCCGACCTGAACTTCATGTATCGCTTGAGGCGCATTTTCGACCCCGATCGGATCATGAACCCGGGCAAGCTCCTCCCCGCGCACCCCGCGTGCGGCGAAGGCTTCCGCCCGCCGCGGCCGCGCCTGCCCGAGGGCGCCTGGATCTGAGCGTGGGCGCCGTCACGGGCTCGGTCGGGGGGGCGCTGGCGGCGATCGCCGGACGTCCCCGGGTCGAGGAGGGCGCCGAGGTCCACG containing:
- a CDS encoding LysR family transcriptional regulator codes for the protein MHLETLQLYCEVVRLRSFSRGAEQSFVSQSAASQAVQQLEAELGVALLDRSKRPFVVTPEGQAFYGACRGLLESWEKVKTEVAAVKARVDGTVRVAAIYSVGLHDVSRHMQRFMSLYPEARVQLECLHPHKVVEAVIEGEADVGIMSYPPADRALSIVPLRAEPMAFVCHPSHRLARRRQIQPGDLNGETFVAFDPGLTIRKAIDRALRQHNVKVNIVMEFDNIETIKQAIIIDAGVSILPRHTVQKEAGIRTLAVVPLAIPDLVRPVGIIHRRQKLLTPTVSRFIQLLKDASEEPAGSASTSRDGGRPPANSGRMAGGARGGMKGASNGRV
- a CDS encoding 2-oxoacid:acceptor oxidoreductase subunit alpha; this encodes MSETATPAAGAHKSLKELDRAVIRFAGDSGDGMQLTGEQFTTESAWAGNDIATLPNFPAEIRAPAGTLFGVSSFQLQFGSQRVYTPGDRLDCLVAMNPAALKVHLRDLKTGGLLIVNTQAFDKRNLDKAGYASDPLADPALGERYRLHKVDMTALTLEAVKDLPLNTKEKDRTKNFFALGLVSWIYTRPLEPTLDWIQKKFSKNPAIAEANTRVLKAGHAYGETAEIFSEHYAIEPAEMAPGLYRAMTGNRALAWGLLAAAARSKVPVVYGAYPITPASDILHELALHKRFRVRTIQAEDEIAAVTSAIGAAFGGAIGVTGSSGPGIALKSEAIGLAVTAELPLVVFNIQRAGPSTGMPTKTEQADLMQALYGRNSESPVVVLAPATPGDCFYIAYEAVRIAAKYMVPVIVLSDGFLANGSEPWLIPDVGTLPPIEIAFRTEPEGFFPYLRDPATLARPWVRPGTPGLEHRIGGIEKQDVTGNISYDPDNHDHMVRTRAEKVRRVAQEIPPTSINGPATGDVLVVGWGGTYGAITAAVERAQGEGKSVASIHLRHLNPLPPDLGHILREYRRVLVPEINSGQLVRVLRAEYLVDAVGFNRVRGLPLASEEIHEAITQLQESRV
- a CDS encoding CBS domain-containing protein, whose translation is MGEFEDQYTQELEGDVKATRGALLADTITVLSPAEPICLKETATVHEAVQTMLARRQAGVLITDAEGRLTGIFTERDVLTRVLGRDLDTRKTALSAVMTPNPDALSVRDRVAWAVHSMSVAGYRTVPLVDAERRPIGVVTVSDVIRWLANLFPEAVLNLPPGDRIKRPHEIDAG
- a CDS encoding 2-oxoacid:ferredoxin oxidoreductase subunit beta produces the protein MSSSGADAKEAPKYTKKDFESDQDVRWCPGCGDYAILSAAQKAMPDLGIPKENIVFISGIGCSSRFPYYMNTYGFHTIHGRAPAVATGLRLARPDLKVFVVTGDGDGLSIGGNHMLHVLRRNVNVTILLFNNRIYGLTKGQYSPTSELGKVTKSTPMGSADRPVNPLAFALGCGATFVARAVDRNIQHMEEMLRRAAHHHGAAFLEILQNCNVYNDLAWNVLYDKEQKVRYELRLEHGKPLLFGPQDDRSAVIMDGVVPKVVKAKDVPESALWIHDEKNVNAAKLLADLFAPDFPVPVGVLAAIEAPVYEELMLQQEQKAISDRGPGDIAKLLTSGDTWKIS
- a CDS encoding FAD-linked oxidase C-terminal domain-containing protein; amino-acid sequence: MPLSPGLVGELQRILGPEGLVLSYEGRLVYECDMHTFYKGAPDAVALPATTEQVVAIVGLCRRAGVPVVPRGSGTGLIGGAMAPSGGVMVALNRMNRILEVDLPNRCATVEPGLINLALTRAVEARGWFFAPDPSSQMVSSIGGNVGTNAGGPHCLKYGITTNHVLGLELVTGTGELVKLGGKVADRPGYDLTGVAVGSEGTFGLVTAVTVRLLHAAEAVKTLLASFTDIEDASEAVSAIIAAGIIPAALEMLDELMIRAINEGTGAGYPKDAAAVLLIELDGPAAEVDAQGERCARICWERGALEVRVARDATERALLWKGRKEAAGAVGRLAPTYLLQDAVVPRSKLPAIMRELRAIGARHGVQIANVFHAGDGNLHPLILYDDRNPAELERAKAANEELLHACIAMGGTVTGEHGVGLDKAKNLPLQYADADLNFMYRLRRIFDPDRIMNPGKLLPAHPACGEGFRPPRPRLPEGAWI